A window of the Leucothrix mucor DSM 2157 genome harbors these coding sequences:
- a CDS encoding chemotaxis protein CheW: protein MTADMQASETEESTAITLFSYTVEGFNILLERDLKTEIIEQRNIFPIPHAPSWCSGMISLRGKLIPVLNLHGLLANSTQAAGKWLLVVESQPLPQIAIRIDSLPSQRQIEPNDFTAVSGDALPNWLIQQCTLSGHTFYRANHHELFEQLIHENDTQQSALEIEV from the coding sequence ATGACTGCTGATATGCAAGCAAGCGAGACTGAAGAGTCAACGGCGATTACCCTATTCTCCTACACGGTTGAAGGCTTTAACATTCTTCTGGAGCGAGACCTGAAGACGGAGATTATCGAACAGCGCAATATTTTCCCGATTCCGCATGCGCCCAGCTGGTGCAGCGGCATGATCAGCTTACGTGGAAAACTAATCCCCGTATTGAATTTACATGGCTTATTAGCCAACAGTACGCAGGCAGCGGGCAAATGGTTACTGGTGGTTGAGTCCCAACCTTTACCACAAATTGCAATTCGCATTGATAGCTTACCCAGCCAGCGCCAGATCGAGCCGAATGACTTCACCGCAGTCTCTGGCGACGCTCTGCCCAACTGGTTAATTCAGCAATGCACTCTCTCTGGCCATACATTCTATCGGGCCAATCATCACGAATTGTTCGAACAACTCATTCATGAGAATGATACACAGCAAAGCGCTCTGGAAATTGAAGTATGA
- the acs gene encoding acetate--CoA ligase — MSERTYPVSAEFAAQANINKEQYEEMYARSIDDPEGFWADQANKYVTWFKPWSKTLDWSFDQEDLHISWYNDAKLNVSYNCIDRHLEKRADQVAIIWEGDSPEDTRKITYRELHEEVCKFANVLKARGVEKGDRVSLYLPMIPEAAVAMLACTRIGAVHSIVFGGFSPEALASRIQDSDCRVVITADQSMRGGRRVPLKSNADVALAHCPNVHTCIVVKRGGDPVEWNEGRDVWYNEVVDAASAECEPEEMDSEDPLFILYTSGSTGTPKGVQHTTGGYLVQAAMTHEAVFDYKDGDVYWCTADVGWVTGHTYIVYGPLANGATTVMFEGIPTYPSISRFWDVVDKHNVSIFYTAPTAIRSLMGAGNEPVESTSRASLRVLGTVGEPINPEAWEWYYNVVGNGKCPIVDTWWQTETGSHMMTPLPGVNALKPGSAMQPFFGVKPVLLDDEGNEILGNPAAGNLAIDRPWPSMLRTVFGDHKRFYETYFSMFKGYYFTGDGARRDEDGDYWITGRVDDVLNVSGHRLGTAEIEAALGLHAKVAEAAVVGYPHDLTGQGIYAYVTLMDGEVGTDELKAELVKLVRSEIGPIAKVNLIQWSDSLPKTRSGKIMRRILRKIATNEIDSLGDTSTLADPSVVDDLIENRENA, encoded by the coding sequence ATGTCTGAAAGAACTTACCCGGTTTCGGCTGAATTTGCTGCACAAGCAAACATCAACAAAGAACAGTACGAAGAAATGTATGCACGTTCGATTGACGACCCTGAAGGATTCTGGGCTGATCAGGCAAACAAGTATGTCACTTGGTTTAAGCCATGGTCTAAAACGCTGGACTGGAGCTTCGATCAGGAAGATTTGCACATCAGCTGGTATAACGATGCCAAGCTAAACGTCTCCTACAACTGTATCGACCGTCACCTTGAAAAGCGTGCCGATCAGGTTGCCATTATCTGGGAAGGCGACAGCCCCGAAGATACCCGCAAGATTACCTACCGCGAACTGCACGAAGAAGTCTGTAAGTTTGCTAACGTTCTAAAAGCACGTGGCGTTGAAAAAGGCGATCGCGTTTCTCTATACCTCCCAATGATTCCTGAAGCAGCCGTTGCAATGCTGGCTTGTACACGTATCGGTGCGGTTCACTCGATTGTATTTGGTGGCTTCTCTCCCGAAGCACTGGCTAGCCGTATTCAGGATTCTGATTGCCGCGTTGTCATCACCGCTGACCAATCTATGCGTGGTGGTCGTCGTGTACCACTGAAAAGCAATGCAGATGTCGCATTGGCTCACTGCCCTAACGTACATACCTGTATCGTTGTTAAGCGTGGTGGTGACCCAGTTGAGTGGAACGAAGGCCGTGACGTTTGGTACAACGAAGTCGTTGATGCGGCAAGTGCTGAGTGCGAGCCTGAGGAAATGGATTCAGAAGATCCGTTATTCATTCTATACACATCTGGTTCAACGGGCACCCCGAAGGGTGTTCAGCACACAACAGGTGGTTACTTAGTTCAGGCGGCAATGACGCATGAAGCCGTATTTGACTATAAAGACGGTGATGTTTACTGGTGTACAGCGGATGTGGGCTGGGTAACCGGTCACACTTACATCGTATATGGTCCACTGGCTAATGGTGCAACGACTGTTATGTTTGAAGGTATTCCAACTTACCCAAGCATTTCTCGTTTCTGGGATGTCGTTGATAAGCACAATGTCAGCATTTTCTACACAGCGCCTACGGCAATCCGCTCCCTAATGGGTGCTGGTAACGAGCCAGTTGAGTCAACCTCTCGTGCAAGCTTACGCGTACTGGGAACGGTTGGTGAGCCAATCAATCCTGAAGCATGGGAATGGTATTACAACGTGGTGGGTAACGGTAAGTGCCCAATCGTTGATACTTGGTGGCAGACTGAGACCGGTTCTCACATGATGACGCCATTGCCAGGTGTTAATGCACTGAAGCCAGGCTCTGCAATGCAACCATTCTTCGGCGTAAAGCCAGTGCTGCTGGATGATGAAGGTAACGAAATTCTAGGTAACCCTGCTGCCGGTAACTTGGCAATTGACCGTCCTTGGCCTTCAATGCTGCGTACTGTATTTGGTGATCACAAGCGTTTCTATGAGACGTACTTCTCCATGTTTAAAGGTTACTACTTCACTGGTGACGGCGCACGTCGCGACGAAGATGGTGACTACTGGATCACCGGTCGTGTCGATGACGTACTGAACGTATCCGGTCACCGTTTAGGAACTGCTGAAATTGAAGCGGCACTGGGCTTACATGCAAAAGTGGCTGAAGCCGCAGTTGTTGGTTACCCACATGACCTGACAGGTCAAGGTATCTATGCCTACGTGACGTTGATGGATGGCGAAGTGGGTACTGATGAATTGAAGGCTGAGCTAGTGAAACTGGTTCGCTCTGAGATTGGTCCGATCGCTAAAGTTAACCTGATTCAGTGGTCTGACAGCTTGCCTAAGACTCGCTCTGGTAAAATCATGCGTCGTATTCTGCGCAAGATCGCAACCAATGAGATTGATAGCTTGGGTGATACTTCAACACTGGCTGATCCATCAGTGGTTGATGACCTGATTGAGAATCGCGAAAACGCTTAA
- a CDS encoding PHA/PHB synthase family protein, whose amino-acid sequence MSEHEQRDAAAENLAAATEAMQQNFQHIQDLVKDFVSSKESKNLDPFNLSEAYSEWLKAVSSDPKKLIDANMQFWQDSVALTQQVFNSMLGQAAPPVITENAGDRRFKHEEWNNNPVFGTIKQSYLLTSKWMRDVVTDVQGLDEKTAEKVEFFTERYLDALSPTNFAATNPAVIEKVLETKGENLVNGLKNMMADLDTGTGQLNIKMTDTEAFVLGENVGATPGKVVFQNRMFQLIQYTPTTDKVLKRPMLIVPPWINKFYILDLQPKNSLLKWLTDQGHTVFVVSWVNPDETYGDVSFENYMTEGTLVAVDAVEKITGQSEMNAIGYCIGGTLMSLTLSYMKQKNDDRIKSITFFTTMLDFSDPGELGVFIDEGQLQNLESRMNDQGYLDGAGMSGAFNLMRANDLIWSFYISNYLLGNDSRPFDLLFWNSDSTRMPAKMHSWYLRNLYLENKLCKPQALSVAGVDVDLSKIDIPACFISAADDHIAPWLSTYKGAKLLGGKVRFILGGSGHIAGIVNPPTQEKYGYRMTDDLPDDPVAWADDAEQFTGSWWPEWERWVRSQDDSTIAARIPGAGPLKVIEDAPGTYVKCKKGEPVPKLEYTVLEPVAKKAPVRKTAAKKPAVKKAPAKPAATKSTATKTTAAKSATASKTAATKPSTATKSTATKVVAKPKAETKPTAKATPAEPTKPVAPKAEAPAAKPATDAVPKAPEAPKNDNDQS is encoded by the coding sequence ATGTCTGAACACGAACAACGTGATGCCGCCGCCGAGAATTTGGCCGCAGCGACAGAAGCCATGCAGCAAAATTTCCAACATATCCAAGATTTAGTAAAGGATTTTGTTTCGTCTAAAGAAAGCAAAAACCTGGACCCATTTAATCTGTCTGAAGCATACTCAGAATGGTTAAAAGCAGTCAGTAGCGACCCGAAGAAACTGATTGATGCCAATATGCAATTTTGGCAGGACTCAGTCGCACTGACACAGCAAGTATTTAACTCCATGTTAGGGCAGGCTGCGCCACCAGTTATTACTGAGAATGCAGGCGATCGCCGCTTTAAGCATGAGGAGTGGAACAACAACCCAGTCTTTGGCACCATCAAACAGTCTTACCTGCTGACATCCAAGTGGATGCGCGATGTGGTGACTGATGTTCAAGGTTTGGATGAGAAAACCGCTGAAAAAGTTGAGTTCTTCACAGAGCGTTATTTGGATGCGTTGTCGCCAACTAACTTTGCGGCGACTAACCCTGCTGTTATCGAAAAAGTGCTGGAAACTAAAGGTGAGAACCTGGTTAATGGCCTGAAAAACATGATGGCGGACCTGGATACAGGTACCGGCCAGCTAAACATCAAAATGACGGACACTGAAGCCTTTGTTTTGGGTGAAAACGTTGGTGCGACACCAGGTAAAGTGGTTTTCCAAAACCGCATGTTCCAGTTAATTCAGTACACGCCGACGACGGATAAAGTACTGAAGCGTCCAATGCTGATCGTACCGCCTTGGATCAATAAGTTTTACATTCTGGATTTGCAGCCTAAGAACTCATTGCTGAAATGGCTGACGGATCAAGGCCACACTGTATTTGTTGTGTCTTGGGTTAATCCGGATGAGACTTATGGTGATGTTAGCTTTGAAAACTACATGACTGAAGGCACGCTGGTTGCTGTGGATGCGGTTGAGAAAATCACCGGCCAAAGCGAAATGAATGCGATTGGTTACTGCATCGGCGGTACGCTGATGAGTTTGACGCTTTCTTACATGAAGCAGAAAAACGATGATCGTATCAAGAGTATTACCTTCTTCACAACGATGCTCGACTTCTCTGATCCAGGTGAGTTAGGCGTCTTTATTGATGAAGGCCAGCTGCAGAATCTTGAATCAAGAATGAATGATCAGGGTTATTTGGATGGCGCGGGCATGTCTGGCGCATTCAACCTGATGCGTGCCAATGACTTGATTTGGTCTTTCTACATCAGCAACTACCTGTTGGGCAATGATTCACGTCCATTTGATTTGCTGTTCTGGAACTCTGATTCAACGCGTATGCCCGCTAAGATGCACTCTTGGTACCTACGTAATCTGTATCTGGAAAACAAGCTGTGCAAGCCACAAGCTCTGAGTGTTGCAGGTGTTGATGTTGATCTGTCTAAGATTGATATTCCAGCATGCTTTATCTCTGCGGCAGACGATCACATTGCGCCATGGTTATCGACTTATAAAGGTGCCAAGCTGCTAGGTGGCAAAGTTCGCTTTATTCTGGGTGGTTCTGGTCACATTGCGGGTATCGTTAATCCACCAACACAGGAAAAATACGGCTACCGCATGACGGATGATTTGCCGGATGATCCAGTCGCATGGGCAGATGATGCTGAGCAATTCACTGGTTCTTGGTGGCCTGAGTGGGAGCGTTGGGTTCGTTCACAAGATGACTCAACGATTGCCGCACGTATTCCAGGTGCTGGTCCTCTGAAAGTGATCGAGGATGCACCGGGTACTTATGTGAAGTGTAAGAAGGGTGAGCCTGTTCCGAAGCTTGAGTACACTGTTTTAGAGCCAGTTGCTAAAAAAGCACCAGTGCGTAAAACAGCGGCTAAAAAGCCAGCAGTGAAAAAAGCACCGGCTAAGCCTGCGGCAACTAAGTCGACAGCAACGAAAACGACTGCGGCTAAGTCTGCAACGGCTTCAAAGACGGCAGCTACTAAGCCATCAACTGCGACTAAGAGTACTGCAACTAAAGTAGTGGCTAAGCCGAAAGCTGAGACTAAGCCAACGGCAAAGGCAACTCCAGCTGAGCCAACAAAGCCAGTCGCACCAAAGGCCGAAGCACCTGCTGCTAAGCCTGCAACAGATGCTGTTCCAAAGGCACCTGAAGCTCCAAAGAACGATAACGATCAGTCGTAA
- a CDS encoding response regulator, translating into MSESKLSMTPPANPSADISMCFIGLPDADRATFERVVSFCAAKGQHFKITSDTAANILVTDDNDSAIAAAQQIQGDNTLLVVTANKECTAGDFQLVRPLLVTRVMRMMENLSKQGGKQPASSAPRSSAAATKAPRADETTASQSATAAISDQSKPAASTVAPKNSYLALIVDDSAPIRKQLEIELRTSGMRSEFAESGERALEMIGSKTYDLIFLDIMMPGIDGYETCGKIRSNPQYKKTPVIMLSGKTSPLDEVQGVIAGASTYLTKPIKHDQFQKVTHRITRWLDEFRK; encoded by the coding sequence ATGAGTGAGTCCAAACTTTCCATGACACCACCTGCCAACCCCAGTGCTGATATTAGTATGTGCTTTATCGGGCTGCCGGATGCTGACCGGGCAACCTTTGAGCGTGTGGTGAGCTTTTGCGCCGCAAAAGGGCAACACTTCAAAATTACCAGCGATACGGCTGCTAATATTCTAGTGACTGATGATAATGACTCTGCGATTGCTGCAGCTCAGCAAATACAAGGTGACAATACCTTGCTGGTAGTTACCGCCAATAAAGAATGTACGGCGGGTGACTTTCAGCTGGTGCGTCCACTATTGGTTACGCGCGTGATGCGCATGATGGAAAACTTGAGTAAGCAAGGTGGCAAGCAACCTGCAAGCTCAGCTCCTAGATCTTCTGCCGCTGCAACTAAAGCTCCCAGAGCAGATGAAACGACAGCCTCACAATCAGCTACAGCTGCTATCAGCGACCAGAGCAAACCAGCTGCAAGCACAGTCGCACCCAAAAATTCCTATCTCGCCTTAATTGTGGATGACAGTGCCCCGATCCGTAAGCAATTAGAGATTGAGTTAAGAACGTCCGGTATGCGCAGTGAATTTGCAGAAAGTGGCGAGCGTGCTTTAGAGATGATTGGCAGCAAGACCTATGACCTGATTTTTCTGGATATTATGATGCCAGGCATTGATGGCTATGAGACTTGCGGCAAAATTCGCAGTAATCCTCAATATAAAAAGACGCCTGTCATTATGCTAAGTGGCAAGACTTCACCATTAGATGAAGTACAAGGCGTGATTGCGGGTGCATCGACGTATCTAACCAAGCCGATTAAGCACGATCAATTTCAGAAAGTAACCCATCGTATCACCCGTTGGCTGGATGAGTTTCGTAAATAA
- a CDS encoding hybrid sensor histidine kinase/response regulator yields the protein MMTDYAQEMADELEDVALQLAGLGMFEAEDTGPAAEAVIAEYQRLKMAAEMLEYAPLQPLSDWLIENTETAAKQNETFASLQNGGLFFEWAELLAASLRQQDTLLLPELTSSLTHPDWPNELPTAILESLLLSIAQPNGTATSTDEFEAVNDGSVEAQANEVPAAVEPQTTSQYSILWDPDIHPEILSAFLSDTPDQIAETTSLLQTIAQGNGTKEQHQLAARLTHTIKGACGVVGVTSIAVLTHQLEEILEYSVDSKLPAETQELLAEAADCLDSMSDAMLNNQPLPPEFEPLLERLDATAKYLKSAEAELDDDEEVVFEAPESSNKPQDNSKELAKPENKLTAPSESENILLSTQLMAAQMLNEPPTKNSARTSRALSNEPSMRVPISLIDDLLNLAEELVTSTSQINDKVKRVLNQSYELRQQDDRISSNLDELEYSIDQQFRQVRQQTQNNSDFDQLELEVYNELHSVHGLLSETIADNREIERSMQQNIRELSDQLHSQQRINRELNATILDTRMESLETLAPRLERIVRETCRQTDKQADLNIIGSNLAVDTDILKGLTDPLLHLLRNAVDHGIETPEQRLASGKPESGQLELSFRQQGRYVEMTLSDDGKGMTAEAIYERALQLELVSPDQALSETDKLQLILLPGFTTRDVVSDISGRGVGMDVVRDAVSRLRGTLKLESTPNAGSQVHIRLPLTLVAANTLMAKVAGNTVAIPVDSIERLHTLAPGSINSIDGKLTTDINGKDYQVRQLSELLGWGNPAPDRQKAHNVVLIEHLNQSYSLIVDTVLQPREVVVKSLAPWLSSVRGINGACLLSDGAVAAVLDLPRLIQSQQATVAFSREKPKVQENALVLIVDDSMSNRKALSITAKQLGYRTVTAIDGEEALEEIAKAVPDLILSDLEMPRMNGLELAKAVRANTELKRIPFIMVTSRATNKHRKQAQLAGVNDYLVKPVDRDTLQTYIEKWLN from the coding sequence ATGATGACCGATTACGCACAGGAAATGGCTGATGAACTTGAGGATGTGGCACTTCAACTAGCCGGTCTTGGAATGTTTGAGGCAGAAGATACTGGGCCAGCTGCCGAAGCTGTTATTGCTGAATATCAGCGATTAAAAATGGCCGCTGAAATGCTGGAGTATGCCCCGCTCCAGCCGCTAAGTGACTGGCTAATAGAGAACACAGAAACCGCAGCCAAGCAAAATGAGACCTTTGCCAGCTTACAAAATGGTGGGCTCTTTTTTGAATGGGCTGAATTACTGGCTGCCAGCCTGCGCCAGCAAGATACGCTACTGCTGCCAGAGTTAACCAGCTCACTGACTCATCCGGATTGGCCAAACGAGTTGCCCACGGCTATCTTAGAGTCGTTATTACTGTCTATTGCTCAACCGAATGGTACAGCCACCTCAACAGATGAGTTTGAAGCGGTAAATGACGGCAGCGTTGAGGCGCAGGCTAATGAAGTCCCAGCGGCAGTAGAGCCTCAAACAACTAGCCAGTATTCAATACTTTGGGACCCGGACATTCACCCGGAAATACTCAGCGCATTCTTATCCGATACACCTGACCAAATTGCAGAGACGACTTCCCTGCTCCAGACCATCGCTCAAGGTAATGGCACTAAAGAGCAGCATCAACTCGCGGCCAGACTCACCCATACCATCAAAGGTGCTTGTGGCGTGGTGGGTGTTACGTCGATTGCGGTACTAACCCATCAGCTTGAAGAAATTCTAGAATACTCGGTTGATAGCAAACTCCCAGCTGAGACACAGGAGCTACTCGCAGAAGCCGCAGATTGCTTGGATAGCATGAGTGACGCCATGCTCAATAACCAACCGCTGCCACCCGAATTTGAGCCACTACTTGAGCGGCTAGACGCCACGGCTAAGTACTTAAAATCAGCAGAAGCCGAACTTGATGACGATGAAGAAGTTGTCTTTGAAGCACCAGAGTCAAGCAACAAACCGCAAGATAATAGCAAAGAGCTAGCAAAGCCTGAGAATAAACTCACTGCGCCTTCTGAGTCTGAAAATATTCTGCTGTCTACCCAGCTCATGGCTGCTCAAATGCTCAATGAGCCACCGACCAAAAATTCCGCAAGAACTAGCCGCGCACTTAGCAATGAGCCATCAATGCGGGTACCCATCAGCCTGATCGATGACCTGCTAAACCTTGCGGAAGAGCTAGTCACCTCAACCAGTCAAATCAATGATAAGGTCAAACGGGTACTGAACCAGAGTTATGAATTGCGCCAACAAGATGATCGTATCAGTAGCAACCTCGACGAATTAGAATACTCTATCGACCAGCAATTCCGACAGGTTCGCCAACAAACTCAGAATAACTCCGACTTTGACCAGTTGGAGCTTGAAGTTTACAACGAACTGCACAGTGTGCATGGCTTATTGAGTGAAACGATTGCGGATAATCGCGAAATCGAACGCAGTATGCAGCAAAATATTCGCGAGCTTAGCGATCAACTGCATTCGCAGCAACGCATTAACCGCGAGCTGAATGCCACCATACTCGATACCCGCATGGAGTCACTGGAAACCTTGGCACCACGTTTGGAGCGTATCGTTCGTGAAACCTGTCGCCAGACCGACAAGCAAGCTGACTTAAACATTATCGGTAGTAATTTGGCGGTGGATACTGACATTCTAAAAGGACTGACAGATCCCCTGCTCCACCTGCTTCGCAACGCGGTCGATCACGGTATTGAAACACCGGAGCAACGACTTGCTAGTGGCAAGCCAGAAAGTGGCCAGCTTGAGCTAAGCTTTAGACAGCAAGGCCGCTACGTAGAAATGACGCTGAGCGATGATGGCAAAGGCATGACTGCCGAAGCTATTTACGAGCGCGCTTTGCAATTAGAACTCGTTTCACCCGATCAAGCCTTAAGTGAAACGGATAAATTACAGCTAATTCTGTTACCGGGCTTCACTACTCGTGATGTCGTCAGTGATATCTCCGGGCGTGGCGTGGGAATGGATGTGGTACGTGATGCGGTCTCTCGTCTACGTGGCACACTCAAACTGGAATCAACGCCCAATGCGGGCAGTCAAGTCCATATTCGCCTGCCATTAACACTGGTCGCCGCCAATACGCTAATGGCCAAAGTGGCTGGCAATACGGTCGCCATCCCGGTTGATAGTATTGAGCGCTTGCATACCCTGGCGCCCGGCAGCATTAACTCAATTGATGGCAAGCTAACCACCGATATCAACGGCAAAGATTATCAGGTTAGGCAGCTCTCTGAGCTATTAGGCTGGGGAAATCCTGCGCCCGATCGGCAAAAAGCCCATAATGTGGTTTTAATTGAGCACCTCAATCAATCCTATTCACTGATTGTAGATACTGTATTGCAGCCCCGGGAAGTGGTCGTAAAGTCGCTTGCACCGTGGCTCAGTAGCGTGCGTGGTATCAATGGCGCTTGCTTATTAAGTGATGGTGCGGTGGCTGCAGTATTAGACTTACCGCGTTTAATACAATCTCAACAAGCAACGGTCGCATTTAGCCGTGAAAAGCCCAAAGTACAAGAAAATGCCTTAGTGCTGATTGTCGATGACTCAATGAGTAACCGCAAAGCGTTGAGTATTACCGCAAAGCAACTGGGTTATCGCACGGTCACCGCTATTGATGGCGAGGAGGCGCTGGAAGAAATTGCTAAAGCGGTTCCCGATTTAATCCTTAGTGACCTTGAAATGCCGCGAATGAACGGACTGGAACTGGCGAAAGCGGTACGAGCAAATACTGAACTTAAGCGCATCCCGTTTATTATGGTTACCTCACGCGCGACCAATAAACACCGTAAACAAGCGCAATTGGCTGGCGTTAACGACTATCTGGTTAAGCCGGTTGACCGTGATACGCTTCAGACATACATTGAAAAATGGTTAAACTAA
- a CDS encoding methyl-accepting chemotaxis protein yields the protein MSTQVKHEIQGGILSIRSRVALSVTAPLLILLLVSVMSLWALINGSEALGNLNDSSIQTQQTTQIKDTLQDEIITPLYNIRSASLSPALGLSRLKFDRTDFDKEWDTYLSSLGNSNPDTVAEMARGKRFLDQGLDKLFNVLARTKSDNLSEFVKASSYFVVNESSGMGFVFDDISGLASTLNNALKDQINKNRLSNQQVYNESKHNIDLSTSTIATVILLGLIFILVSGILLYSSIARPIDHLRQVVNQLARGDLGIRSRLRGNDELSRLGDAFNSMMDERSALKNQVDKDNEAINHSVFSLLEAVSDLSDRNLTVRAIVTEDATGPLADAINQLAEDTTEVLNRVKEIAASVQETAESVNQRSQSVSRLALEEHAEATETANQIEHIRKRLASIASAATQTNEVAGVTSNRTQNAFQSVSRSMSSMTDIRNTVQDTGKRIKRLGERSQEISYITDIINGIAERTTVLALNANMQAMAAGDAGKGFSVIADEIQRLAESSRESTSQISTLVKNIQQETKSTIATMDHTIEQVVEGSGLADEATRQMQETLEATNQLTASVNDIASASHEQMEMSNTLQARATRIVETTTATGKEMVVLTELTGDMSDYAKQLVDSVNVFKLEA from the coding sequence ATGAGTACACAGGTAAAGCATGAAATACAAGGCGGTATTTTATCCATTCGTTCACGGGTGGCACTGTCAGTTACCGCACCACTGCTAATCTTATTGCTAGTGAGTGTGATGAGTTTATGGGCCCTGATCAATGGCTCGGAAGCGCTCGGTAACCTCAATGACTCCAGTATTCAAACTCAGCAAACCACTCAGATTAAAGATACACTGCAAGATGAGATCATTACACCGCTGTATAACATCCGGTCTGCATCACTCTCGCCGGCATTGGGCTTAAGCCGTCTAAAGTTTGATCGTACTGATTTTGATAAAGAGTGGGATACTTACCTCAGCTCACTCGGTAACAGCAATCCTGATACTGTCGCGGAAATGGCTCGGGGTAAACGATTTTTAGACCAAGGCCTTGATAAGCTCTTTAATGTGCTGGCGCGAACAAAATCAGATAACCTCAGCGAATTCGTTAAGGCTAGTAGCTACTTTGTGGTTAACGAGTCCTCAGGAATGGGCTTTGTATTTGACGATATTTCGGGTTTAGCCAGTACCTTGAACAATGCGCTCAAAGATCAAATCAATAAAAATCGCCTGAGTAACCAGCAGGTTTATAATGAATCTAAACATAATATCGATCTATCAACCTCGACCATCGCGACGGTCATTCTACTCGGTTTGATCTTCATTCTGGTATCCGGAATTCTGTTATATAGCTCGATAGCACGCCCAATCGACCACCTAAGACAAGTGGTTAACCAGTTGGCTCGCGGAGACTTAGGCATTCGCTCACGGCTACGCGGTAATGATGAATTAAGCCGCCTGGGTGATGCATTCAACTCAATGATGGACGAACGTAGCGCACTGAAAAATCAGGTAGATAAAGATAATGAAGCCATAAACCACTCTGTATTCTCCTTGCTGGAAGCCGTTTCTGATTTAAGTGACCGTAACCTCACCGTTCGCGCCATCGTTACCGAAGATGCTACCGGCCCATTGGCGGATGCGATTAATCAGCTGGCTGAGGACACGACTGAAGTATTGAACCGGGTTAAAGAGATTGCCGCATCGGTACAAGAAACGGCGGAATCGGTTAACCAACGCTCGCAGTCTGTAAGCCGGTTAGCGCTTGAAGAGCATGCTGAAGCAACTGAAACAGCCAACCAAATTGAGCACATTCGTAAGCGTCTTGCCAGCATTGCCTCGGCTGCAACTCAAACCAATGAGGTGGCTGGCGTAACCTCTAACCGTACTCAGAATGCGTTCCAATCGGTATCCCGCTCAATGAGTAGCATGACGGATATCCGTAATACGGTACAAGATACGGGTAAACGGATTAAGCGCTTGGGAGAGCGTTCGCAAGAGATCAGCTATATCACCGACATCATTAATGGCATCGCCGAGCGAACCACAGTATTGGCATTGAATGCCAATATGCAAGCCATGGCAGCCGGTGATGCAGGTAAAGGCTTCTCTGTGATCGCCGATGAGATTCAGCGCTTAGCAGAAAGCTCACGCGAATCAACCAGCCAGATTTCTACGTTGGTTAAAAACATCCAGCAAGAAACCAAATCAACAATTGCGACCATGGATCACACCATTGAGCAGGTAGTTGAAGGCTCCGGGCTAGCTGATGAAGCGACTCGCCAAATGCAGGAAACCCTCGAAGCAACCAACCAATTAACCGCCTCGGTTAATGACATCGCCAGCGCCTCACACGAGCAGATGGAGATGAGTAATACCCTGCAAGCACGTGCTACCCGCATCGTTGAGACCACCACGGCAACGGGTAAAGAAATGGTTGTGCTTACTGAATTGACCGGCGACATGTCTGACTATGCGAAGCAGCTGGTTGACTCGGTTAACGTCTTCAAACTTGAAGCCTGA
- a CDS encoding response regulator produces MHLTHVTQSPEPSIPLSLAAKQGEGSSKPSQSADDNSSRNSKLANILIADDSNTERTHLKKVLESAGYHVLVASSGKEALSIAQSELPDLILLDIIMENGDGYQTCRSLKRNAVTEHIPVIMVSSKSNAVDQQWAKKLGALDYIIKPYSDQELLQRLNEV; encoded by the coding sequence ATGCATCTAACCCATGTTACGCAATCACCTGAGCCGTCTATACCATTGAGCCTTGCCGCTAAGCAGGGAGAAGGCAGCAGTAAGCCAAGCCAATCAGCTGATGACAACTCGTCTCGTAACAGTAAACTTGCGAACATTCTGATTGCAGATGACTCCAATACCGAACGTACACACCTCAAAAAGGTGCTGGAATCGGCAGGTTATCACGTGTTAGTCGCAAGCTCCGGGAAGGAAGCGTTGAGCATTGCCCAAAGTGAGCTGCCGGACCTGATCTTACTGGATATCATTATGGAAAATGGCGATGGCTATCAAACCTGCCGCTCGCTAAAGCGCAATGCCGTCACTGAACATATCCCAGTGATTATGGTATCCAGCAAAAGCAATGCGGTTGATCAACAGTGGGCTAAAAAGCTCGGCGCGCTGGACTACATCATTAAACCGTATAGCGACCAAGAATTACTCCAACGCCTGAATGAAGTCTGA